A genomic region of Phragmites australis chromosome 2, lpPhrAust1.1, whole genome shotgun sequence contains the following coding sequences:
- the LOC133893598 gene encoding NAC domain-containing protein 74-like, producing MEALRDMHLPPGFGFHPSDTELISHYLKRKIHGQKIEYDLIPEVDIYKHEPWDLPAKCSLPIKDNKWHFFASRDRKYPTGSRSNRATIAGYWKSTGKDRAIKLSKRTLGTKKTLVFHEGRPPSGRRTEWIMHEYYIDENECQASPDMKDAFVLCRVTKRNDWALENGNEVGNRNPHPQQQNDTATSVVSAEKQEDAAASVICAEEQNHVATPAVSAELSNDVAMTAITASTLNGDNELQAWLEELFDPSFNPAVDTGPADLSLNEQHDESSNLQNPGSMAPKMEPDHASPIQNGTDDTDYLLPEDIHNILYPGTDDFNNAFATNQAYYMMGMDHFTFPNNFEDGTWNEELHLYQENNNPNLSNENADNGITVRRRNSTASAANISPATRNIKLQVGVKRMVTSNSESINQTIKFSDNHGRLDLMTNVEHQKKHDANDASSVKQSDAAKSSKDHSNQGYLRGIKNAFRCSSAEFKVLVTVCMIGLAAVVLHGHYRSGMSL from the exons ATGGAAGCACTACGTGATATGCACCTGCCACCAGGATTTGGATTCCATCCTTCGGATACCGAACTTATTTCTCACTATCTGAAAAGGAAAATACATGGCCAGAAAATTGAATATGATCTTATACCAGAGGTGGATATATACAAGCATGAACCATGGGATTTACCTG CAAAGTGCAGTCTTCCAATCAAGGATAACAAGTGGCATTTCTTTGCCTCACGTGACAGAAAGTACCCTACTGGTTCTAGGTCAAACAGGGCAACAATCGCTGGTTATTGGAAATCGACTGGGAAGGACCGAGCCATAAAGCTGAGCAAGCGGACTCTAGGAACAAAGAAGACTTTAGTTTTTCATGAAGGTCGGCCACCTTCTGGAAGACGTACTGAGTGGATTATGCATGAGTACTACATAGATGAGAATGAATGTCAAGCCAGCCCTGATATGAAG gATGCCTTTGTTCTCTGTCGTGTTACTAAAAGAAATGACTGGGCATTAGAGAATGGTAATGAGGTGGGCAACAGGAATCCTCATCCGCAACAACAAAATGATACTGCTACATCAGTTGTGAGTGCTGAAAAACAAGAAGATGCTGCTGCATCGGTTATCTGCGCCGAAGAACAGAATCATGTTGCTACACCAGCTGTCAGTGCTGAACTATCGAATGATGTTGCTATGACAGCTATCACTGCTTCTACTCTGAATGGTGATAATGAACTGCAAGCGTGGCTGGAAGAACTGTTTGACCCTTCATTTAACCCTGCAGTGGATACTGGTCCTGCTGACCTGTCTCTGAATGAACAGCATGATGAATCATCG AATTTGCAGAACCCTGGTTCTATGGCTCCGAAAATGGAACCAGACCATGCTAGCCCTATCCAGAATGGCACAGATGATACAGACTACCTATTGCCTGAAGATATTCACAATATATTGTATCCTGGTACTGATGACTTCAATAATGCTTTTGCTACTAACCAGGCGTACTACATGATGGGAATGGATCATTTTACTTTTCCAAACAATTTTGAGGATGGAACTTGGAACGAAGAACTGCATTTATACCAGGAAAATAACAATCCAAACCTGTCAAATGAAAATGCTGATAATGGAATTACAGTTCGAAGGCGTAAttcaacagcatctgctgctAACATTTCACCAGCAACTCGCAATATTAAACTGCAGGTTGGAGTTAAAAGGATGGTTACAAGTAACTCTGAATCTATCAACCAGACTATCAAGTTCTCAGATAACCATGGCCGTCTTGATCTCATGACTAATGTtgagcaccagaagaaacatgaTGCAAATGATGCCTCTTCTGTCAAGCAGTCTGATGCAGCTAAGTCAAGTAAAGACCACAGCAATCAAGGATATTTAAGGGGCATAAAAAATGCATTCAGATGTTCATCAGCTGAATTCAAGGTACTTGTCACTGTTTGCATGATTGGACTAGCTGCTGTAGTACTGCATGGGCACTACCGCTCTGGAATGAGCTTATAA
- the LOC133893606 gene encoding uncharacterized protein LOC133893606, which produces MGANCCIAAKERTQPCVTPVEVSAYRNVRHSPSWSFRWDNRTHIEDIMELPTLFSNHSSGSMRPETKSGSIAPTEGFSNGNSPSDVFHRAKWHKSDKKVETSKVTKADPQADCSTASNSSPEAKLSRKSLDMLSVASDSKTSLSVPSMPPLVSRAGASSSRGHSQPTDSESMKKARQSPGYQLYRQVTDSKIPSLRSLNEISSPEGRPSSSMLSVCSNDLSAAGSHGESSDGWSMRTFSEMVVTSQRERWSLDSELLGSISSKMTRSSASNPTTLPPDQEVCKLCLKLLKERSTWNAQELAVVAVLLCGHVYHADCLDSITTEADKYDPPCPVCTHGGKCTVKLFGKLESKIKNKVPKNVIVDIDLDGNNKNQKKSRREPRLGTSSSMRVPFSRPSLRRHFSIVSRRLRSASESESARKKGFWTRHWKE; this is translated from the exons ATGGGAGCTAATTGTTGCATAGCTGCAAAGGAGAGGACACAGCCATGTGTGACTCCAGTAGAAGTTTCAGCATACAGGAATGTAAGACACTCACCATCATGGAGCTTCCGATGGGACAACCGAACACACATAGAAGACATAATGGAACTACCTACGTTGTTTTCCAACCATAGTAGTGGAAGCATGCGGCCTGAAACAAAGAGTGGTTCCATTGCACCAACTGAAGGCTTTTCTAATGGAAATAGCCCTTCTGATGTGTTTCATAGGGCAAAGTGGCACAAATCTGACAAGAAAGTGGAAACATCTAAGGTTACAAAAGCTGATCCCCAAG ctgattGTTCTACAGCAAGTAATTCTTCCCCTGAG GCAAAGCTTTCCAGGAAATCACTGGACATGTTAAGTGTTGCTTCAGATTCGAAGACATCACTATCTGTTCCTTCAATGCCACCCTTAGTATCCAGAGCAGGGGCTTCATCCTCCAGGGGTCATTCTCAGCCAACCGACTCAGAATCAATGAAGAAAGCACGACAATCACCAGGGTATCAATTGTATAGACAGGTCACGGACAGCAAAATTCCATCTCTCAGATCTCTCAATGAGATCAGCTCTCCTGAAGGAAGGCCATCCTCCTCCATGCTGTCAGTCTGCAGCAATGATTTATCAGCTGCAGGATCCCATGGTGAGTCATCTGATGGCTGGTCAATGCGCACATTTTCTGAAATGGTTGTGACATCCCAAAGAGAGAGGTGGTCACTAGACAGTGAGCTATTAGGTTCCATTTCCAGTAAAATGACTAGATCAAGTGCTTCAAATCCTACTACCCTCCCCCCTGACCAAGAGGTGTGCAAGCTGTGTTTAAAGTTGTTAAAGGAAAGGTCGACGTGGAATGCTCAGGAGCTGGCTGTTGTAGCTGTTTTATTGTGTGGCCATGTCTACCATGCTGACTGTTTGGATAGCATAACTACCGAAGCTGACAAATATGATCCTCCATGCCCTGTATGCACGCATGGTGGGAAATGTACAGTGAAGCTATTTGGGAAGCTGGAATCAAAGATTAAGAACAAGGTACCAAAAAATGTGATAGTTGATATTGATCTAGATGGGAACAATAAGAACCAGAAGAAAAGTAGAAGAGAACCCAGGTTAGGGACAAGTTCTAGTATGAGGGTCCCATTTAGTCGGCCATCTTTGAGGAGGCATTTCTCAATTGTTTCTCGACGACTGCGATCGGCCTCAGAGAGTGAGTCAGCGAGAAAGAAGGGCTTTTGGACGAGGCACTGGAAAGAGTAA